A DNA window from Macadamia integrifolia cultivar HAES 741 chromosome 4, SCU_Mint_v3, whole genome shotgun sequence contains the following coding sequences:
- the LOC122075601 gene encoding cinnamoyl-CoA reductase-like SNL6, protein MAPVAFDDYASLSRTVCVMDASGPLGSSLVDRLLQTGYTVHAALQNHGDSQDLKRLCVDNNKNLKVFHSDPFDYQSLMDALKGCSGLFYTFEPPQDQPTFDEFMADVEVRAAHNVLEACAQTDTIDKVVFTSSVTAVIWTEDRKSTSDFDERNWSDVNFCKKFKLWHALSKTLAEKTAWALAMDRGLSMVSVNAGLLLGPELSITNPYLKGAAEMYEDGVMVTVDLKFLVDAHICVFEDVSSYGRYLCFNHVINRPEDAVKLAQMLTPASASAPESCEESRIFEQRISNKKLNKLMVEFRSKSIME, encoded by the exons ATGGCACCAGTTGCGTTCGATGACTACGCCTCACTATCAAGAACCGTGTGTGTTATGGACGCTTCAGGTCCCCTTGGTTCTTCCCTTGTGGATCGTCTTCTCCAAACAGGCTACACCGTACATGCTGCCCTTCAAAACCATG GTGATtcacaagatttgaagagacTTTGCGTTGACAACAACAAGAACCTCAAAGTCTTCCATTCAGATCCCTTCGATTACCAGAGCTTAATGGATGCCTTGAAGGGTTGTTCTGGCTTGTTCTACACCTTCGAACCTCCACAAGACCAACCCACCTTCGAT GAATTTATGGCGGACGTGGAAGTGAGAGCAGCGCACAATGTGCTGGAGGCGTGCGCACAGACTGACACGATAGATAAAGTCGTGTTTACGTCGTCAGTAACGGCCGTTATCTGGACAGAAGACAGAAAGTCAACCTCTGACTTTGACGAGAGGAACTGGAGCGACGTCAACTTCTGTAAAAAATTCAAG TTATGGCACGCATTATCTAAGACGCTAGCGGAGAAGACGGCTTGGGCTTTGGCGATGGACCGCGGGCTTAGCATGGTGAGCGTAAACGCTGGGCTTCTATTGGGTCCTGAGCTATCGATCACGAATCCATATCTGAAAGGAGCGGCTGAGATGTACGAAGATGGAGTGATGGTGACGGTTGACCTAAAATTCCTTGTGGACGCTCATATCTGCGTTTTCGAAGACGTATCAAGTTACGGCCGTTATCTTTGCTTCAACCACGTCATCAATAGACCCGAAGACGCCGTGAAGTTGGCCCAAATGCTAACGCCCGCCTCTGCTTCCGCACCTGAAAG ttGCGAGGAATCCAGGATTTTCGAGCAGAGGATAAGTAATAAGAAGTTGAACAAACTGATGGTGGAATTCAGAAGTAAGAGTATCATGGAGTGA